The DNA segment GGTCGGCGTGATCTTCAAGGGCAGCGGGTTCTACCGCAACGACTCGCGCTCGGAGAGCAAGTCGAAGTCCGCGTCCGGCTCGTCCAACGGTGACAGCGGCGGTTCGGCCAAGAGCGAAAGCTCGTCGTCGGACTCCGGGTCGAATTCGACTTCGTCTTCGTCGAGCACGTCTTCTTCGTCGTCGTCTTCCTCTTCGTCCACTTCGTCTTCCTCTGGCAGCTCGTCCTCGTCCGGCTCTTCGAGCGGAAGCAAGACCACGAGCACGGCGAGTACGTCCTCCTGAGGTACTGACAGCACGACCGGGGTTGTCCACAGGACCCCGGTTGTCCACAGATTCACGAATTGCCGCTACCCCGAGCAGGTTCTCGCTCCTAGCGTCGGTTGAGTCGAGCGGCGGAACGCCCGCCCTCGTCCAGACCGATGGGGGAAGGCAATGCGTGACAACTCGCTTCGCGGCTTCGGCAGCTCCCGGCACCGCCTCACGACGCGCCTGCGTGGCAATTCGGCTGCGCGGGCGCGTCGCGTGCTCGCGGCTGGGTTGTTCATCGGTGCGGGTGTGCTGGCGGTTCAGCCCGCTGTGGCAGGCGACCTTTCCGCCCCCGCCGAGTCGGAAATCTCGCTTCTCGTCACGACAAGGGATCTGCCGCTCGGAACCACCCTTCACGCCTCCGACGTCAAGTCGGTCATGATTCCGGAGTCGCTCCGACCCGCCGGGGCACTCGACAATCCGGCCTCCGTCGAGGGCAGAACACTCGCCGGCCTCGCCCGTGCGGGTGAACCTCTGACCGACGCCCGGCTTCTCGGGCCCAGCACCAGTCCGCCTGGCACCGCAACGGTTCCCGTCCGGCTCGCCGATGCCGCCATCGCGGGGCTGCTTCGCACTGGCGCCACCGTCGACGTGGTCGCTCTCGGCTCCGACTCCCAGGCCGGAAACGCGGTGGCCACCGACGCGAAGGTGCTGACCGTCCTTTCGCCGCCCGGCCACGCGCGGGACGGGCCGCGCGACTCCGAAGCCGAACCGCTCGTGTTGCTCGCGGTGCCAGAGGAGGCGGCAGCCGAACTTGCCGCGGTTTCGTTGGCACAACCGGTAACCGTTACCCTCCGCTGACGCGCTGTTGCGGTCCATGTGCGACTCGTGCTCGTCGTGGCGTTGTTCGACCTTCTCGATCACCATCGTTGCCGCGTGCTCGCGCGGGCAGACAACAGCGGACAACCGTCTTCTGTGGAAGGAGTGCGTGTGCTCAAGGGCTTCAAAGACTTCTTGATGCGCGGGAATGTCGTGGAACTGGCGGTGGCCGTCGTCATCGGCACCGCGTTCACCGCGGTGATCACGGCGTTCACCACCGGGTTGATCGAGCCGCTGATCAACGCGATCGGGGGACAGGACGCCGTCGACGGGTTCGGTGTCCGCGTGCTCGCCGAAAACGAGTCCACGTTCCTTGACTTCGGCAGCGTGATCAACGCGGGGATCAATTTCGTGATCATCGCCGCCGTCGTCTACTTCGGCTTCGTGCTACCGCTTCAGAAGGTC comes from the Prauserella marina genome and includes:
- a CDS encoding FmdB family zinc ribbon protein, producing the protein MPTYQYACKECDHRFEVVQSFSDASLTECPQCEGTLRKLFGSVGVIFKGSGFYRNDSRSESKSKSASGSSNGDSGGSAKSESSSSDSGSNSTSSSSSTSSSSSSSSSSTSSSSGSSSSSGSSSGSKTTSTASTSS
- a CDS encoding SAF domain-containing protein, producing the protein MRDNSLRGFGSSRHRLTTRLRGNSAARARRVLAAGLFIGAGVLAVQPAVAGDLSAPAESEISLLVTTRDLPLGTTLHASDVKSVMIPESLRPAGALDNPASVEGRTLAGLARAGEPLTDARLLGPSTSPPGTATVPVRLADAAIAGLLRTGATVDVVALGSDSQAGNAVATDAKVLTVLSPPGHARDGPRDSEAEPLVLLAVPEEAAAELAAVSLAQPVTVTLR
- the mscL gene encoding large conductance mechanosensitive channel protein MscL — translated: MLKGFKDFLMRGNVVELAVAVVIGTAFTAVITAFTTGLIEPLINAIGGQDAVDGFGVRVLAENESTFLDFGSVINAGINFVIIAAVVYFGFVLPLQKVQERRKRGKEEGPAEATDVELLTEIRDLLQEQRARQ